In Legionella israelensis, the genomic window GGAAGTCCTTGCTCAAATTGGATCTCTAAAATGTCTGGTTGTTCAGGACATTGCTCAGGTCCGTTGGTCAGTGCGTAGGCGGCTTCCGGCGGCTCACACCAAGGATCCTCCAGCACACCACACTCACAACTTCTTCCCCAGAGATTCATATCGATACTGAAAGGGTTTTCTTTTCCAATCGGTATGGGAATTTGATGTTTGATGGCATAGGCAATGGCTTCCTCGCGGCTCATGGGATTTTCACGAACCGGTGCTATGATTTTGATGTTTGGATCAAGCGTTTTTAACGAGACATCAAATCTGACCTGATCATTGCCCTTACCGGTACAGCCATGTGCTACGGCGATGGCTTTTTCCTGATGGGCTATTTCAATAATTTTTTGTGCAATGAGCGGTCTTGAGAGGGCAGAAATTAAAGGATAGACCCCTTCATAGAGGGCATTGGACTTAAGGGCTTTTGCTAAATAATTTTGGGCAAAGGTTTCTTTTAAATCGACCACGTGACAGGAGATAGCGCCAATATTCAAGGCTTTTTTCTTGATTTCATTTAAATTTTTATCTTCACCCAAGTCGGCTACCATAGCAATGACATCGAAGTGATATTCTTCCTGCAACCATTTGATGGCTACGGAAGTGTCTAAACCACCGGAATATGCTAAAACAATTTTTTCTCTGCTCACGTTAACCTCACTAAAGTTATCTGCTGCACAATATTTTCTCTACCTTACCTTGTTTTCCATAAATGTCAATATTTTTATTCACTTTTTTGTAAATTTAATGCATAATTATTCAAAAAACCACATCAGGATCTGTCTAATGCAAAAACGTAATACCTTAAGTCAGGATTTAAAAATTTTACTATTAAAGGGCGGAGCGACCACACAGGAAAGTCTCTGTCAGGTGTTGACGTCTAAAGGACATCAGGTGAATCAATCAAAAATTTCACGATTGCTTAGAAAACTAAATGCCATAAAATCAAAAAATGAAAAGGGGGAAATGGTTTATCGTTTACCGCACGACAGTGCACCGCCACCTATATATACTCCACTGTCTGAGTTAATACTTGATATCCTGGCTAATGAGACGACCATTATCATTAAATGCAGTCCAGGCTCTGCCCAGTTAATTGCAAGATTTCTGGATTATCAGCAATGTAAAATTTTAGGCACAATTGCCGGGGATGATTCGATTTTCATAGCACCCCAATCGGTAGAGGATATTGAGGAAACACTATTGCTTATTAAGCATTTTTTATCGTTTAAGGATTAAATTTTTTTCTGCACAGGCCATCTGGCGACCAAAACTCGCTACCGACACAATGATGGCAATAAAATAATCCTGTTGGATCATATTTTTGTTTGATCTTTAAAAGTTTTTGGTAATGCTTGCCCCAAAAAGCCCGTTGCCAGTTTTTTTCAAAATAATCGGCTTCATTGACATAGGTTCCAGCTTCAGGGGCTGTGTTTCGAAAAAGCGCCATGGCTTTGTTGATTCTTTCTACGATTTTTTCCCCATGTTGTTTATCAGGCTCCAGTCCTTTTACTCCAGTGTAAACTTTATTACTCCCTGCCGCCATGATGATAAGGGCAGCTGCCTCATGAACAGCTGGATTTATGGATGTTTTTTCATTGTCAATAATGGCCGTTTTGGCAGCGCCTGCCAGCCCTTTGTTGATGTGCATGCCTACAGAGGCGAGTCGAGAAGCACGAAAAAAGAGGTTACTGAGTGTCTTGAGGTGTGAATCTTCAAACAAGGATGCAGGTAACCACCAGGATTGATAGGTATACCAATAAGTGTAGACTTCGCGACTGTTTGGTGCCCACCAGAATTGTCCCGAGGATGCATCATTTAGCTCATTTTCTTTGATAAAGTCGGGATGGCTTTTTTGCCAGAAGTTGATGTTCCAGATTTTATCTGATGGTATGGTCCAAAGGCTGGAATTTATAGTATATAAATGGGCTCGTTGATTGAGCCATTGTTTCATTGGCTGCCAGGCTTCTTCGGCTTCTTTTTGACTTTCACCCTGAAAAACCATGAACATCTGAATCTGATTATCGGGTGTAAAGGTTATTTGCTCCCCCCAGTGCTCATTATTGAGCTTATCCCGATAAAAGGAAAGAAAGGTTGGCAATAGTTTTT contains:
- a CDS encoding argininosuccinate synthase is translated as MSREKIVLAYSGGLDTSVAIKWLQEEYHFDVIAMVADLGEDKNLNEIKKKALNIGAISCHVVDLKETFAQNYLAKALKSNALYEGVYPLISALSRPLIAQKIIEIAHQEKAIAVAHGCTGKGNDQVRFDVSLKTLDPNIKIIAPVRENPMSREEAIAYAIKHQIPIPIGKENPFSIDMNLWGRSCECGVLEDPWCEPPEAAYALTNGPEQCPEQPDILEIQFEQGLPTALNNEKMSFHTLIAALNEIAGQHGVGRIDHVENRLIGIKSREIYEAPAAVTLIKAHQALEALCLTRDVSSFKALMEQKFANLVYDGLWFSPLFKAVNAFMDETQKHVTGTVRLNLFKGNITITGRKSPHSLYQYELATYKNGDAFDHQAAKGFIKLFGLPLEVHSKVNKEHEL